A stretch of the Phycisphaerales bacterium genome encodes the following:
- a CDS encoding sigma-70 family RNA polymerase sigma factor, whose protein sequence is MNTLTTTFVRRLRQRDEAAWFELWEVFGPVLRQQLTKWGAGSIGFETVRDLSQETLAQLSKSIDRFDPERGARFSTWLLAIAKHALGDEVDRRMAQKRGGGRRPTSLDDRYMVALVALDPDKAYEQSIFCAKVYAAIRATEADSNFVQFQVYRMGVLDGMSGKNIAKQLEFSEPTVSRYANKVRIALRARLKETMERFSFTDDEATEADRAGLVSDDKLFDEAIADIYHQQSQLLVADEQFLTGS, encoded by the coding sequence ATGAATACACTCACAACGACGTTTGTTCGTCGTCTGCGCCAGCGTGACGAGGCGGCTTGGTTTGAGCTCTGGGAAGTTTTTGGGCCAGTCCTACGTCAACAATTAACAAAGTGGGGTGCTGGCAGTATTGGGTTTGAGACAGTCCGTGATCTGAGCCAAGAGACGCTCGCTCAATTATCAAAGTCAATCGACCGCTTTGACCCGGAGCGCGGCGCCCGTTTCAGTACATGGTTACTCGCGATTGCAAAACACGCACTTGGTGATGAGGTTGATCGTCGGATGGCCCAAAAACGTGGTGGAGGCCGTCGGCCCACGTCGCTTGATGATCGATATATGGTGGCACTGGTAGCGCTCGACCCAGACAAGGCATATGAGCAAAGCATTTTTTGTGCAAAGGTGTACGCAGCTATTCGTGCGACAGAAGCGGACTCAAACTTCGTGCAGTTTCAGGTGTATCGAATGGGCGTACTCGATGGCATGTCAGGTAAAAATATTGCGAAGCAGCTGGAGTTTAGTGAGCCTACCGTGAGTCGGTATGCAAACAAAGTACGTATTGCACTCCGTGCGCGATTAAAAGAAACGATGGAACGATTCAGTTTTACGGATGACGAAGCGACGGAAGCAGACCGTGCGGGCCTCGTCTCTGACGACAAGCTCTTTGATGAAGCGATTGCAGATATTTACCATCAGCAAAGCCAACTTCTTGTTGCTGATGAACAATTTTTAACTGGGAGTTAG